In a genomic window of Erigeron canadensis isolate Cc75 chromosome 5, C_canadensis_v1, whole genome shotgun sequence:
- the LOC122600807 gene encoding NAD(P)H dehydrogenase (quinone) FQR1-like isoform X1 — MATKVYIVYYSMYGHVEKLANEIKKGAASVEGVEAKLWQVPETFDDEVLWKWGAPPKSDAPIITPTELAEADGFVFGFPTRFGMMSSQFKAFFDATGSLWRAQKLAGKPAGIFNSTGAQCSGEETTPLTAITQLAHHGMIFVPIGYTFGPNMFEIEKAKGGSPYGAGTYAGDGSRQPSELELKQAFHQGKHIATVTKKLKGSS, encoded by the exons ATGGCTACTAAAGTCTATATTGT GTATTATTCCATGTATGGACATGTAGAGAAGCTAGCTAACGAGATAAAGAAAGGGGCTGCATCCGTTGAAGGAGTTGAAGCCAAGTTATGGCAG GTACCTGAAACATTCGATGATGAGGTGCTTTGGAAATGGGGTGCACCTCCCAAGAGTGATGCACCAATAATCACACCAACAGAACTTGCTGAAGCCGATGGATTTGTTTTTGGATTCCCAACAAGATTCGGTATGATGTCATCTCAGTTTAAGGCATTTTTTGATGCCACTGGCAGTCTTTGGAGAGCACAAAAACTTGCTGGTAAGCCTGCCGGTATCTTTAATAGCACTGGGGCTCAATGTAGTGGCGAAGAAACTACCCC ATTGACTGCAATTACTCAGCTTGCTCACCATGGTATGATCTTCGTGCCAATTGGATATACTTTTGGACCCAACATGTTTGAAATAGAGAAGGCAAAAGGTGGAAGTCCATATGGTGCAGGAACTTATGCAGGGGACGGGTCAAGACAACCATCTGAGCTCGAGTTGAAGCAAGCTTTCCATCAAGGTAAGCACATTGCTACCGTCACTAAGAAACTCAAGGGAAGCTCGTAA
- the LOC122600796 gene encoding calcium-binding protein KRP1-like → MAASKNQVVFQDHLPLIEEKLGGDGLIGELCKGFRLLMDVEKGVITFDSLKRNSTSVLGLEDFSDEDLLSMLREGDYDGDGALNQMEFCVLMFRLSPDLMNQSEFLLQEALEQDLKNKFT, encoded by the coding sequence ATGGCTGCATCAAAGAACCAAGTAGTGTTTCAAGATCATTTGCCTTTAATTGAGGAAAAGCTAGGTGGGGATGGTTTGATAGGAGAATTATGTAAAGGGTTTCGATTATTGATGGATGTCGAAAAAGGGGTGATCACATTCGATAGTTTAAAAAGAAACTCGACGTCGGTTTTGGGACTTGAAGATTTTAGTGATGAGGATTTGTTGAGTATGTTGAGAGAAGGAGATTATGATGGTGATGGTGCACTTAATCAAATGGAGTTTTGTGTTCTTATGTTTAGATTAAGCCCTGATCTTATGAATCAATCCGAGTTTTTGTTACAAGAAGCTCTTGAACAAGACTTGAAGAATAAATTCACTTAA
- the LOC122600807 gene encoding NAD(P)H dehydrogenase (quinone) FQR1-like isoform X2 has protein sequence MEKLDWSGRLDNKSKHHGLKPLLFSTSRIVLQQLFYVPETFDDEVLWKWGAPPKSDAPIITPTELAEADGFVFGFPTRFGMMSSQFKAFFDATGSLWRAQKLAGKPAGIFNSTGAQCSGEETTPLTAITQLAHHGMIFVPIGYTFGPNMFEIEKAKGGSPYGAGTYAGDGSRQPSELELKQAFHQGKHIATVTKKLKGSS, from the exons ATGGAAAAACTTGACTGGTCGGGCAGGCTGGATAATAAGTCTAAACATCACGGGTTGAAACCATTACTTTTTAGTACCTCTCGGATCGTCCTGCAACAGCTTTTCTAT GTACCTGAAACATTCGATGATGAGGTGCTTTGGAAATGGGGTGCACCTCCCAAGAGTGATGCACCAATAATCACACCAACAGAACTTGCTGAAGCCGATGGATTTGTTTTTGGATTCCCAACAAGATTCGGTATGATGTCATCTCAGTTTAAGGCATTTTTTGATGCCACTGGCAGTCTTTGGAGAGCACAAAAACTTGCTGGTAAGCCTGCCGGTATCTTTAATAGCACTGGGGCTCAATGTAGTGGCGAAGAAACTACCCC ATTGACTGCAATTACTCAGCTTGCTCACCATGGTATGATCTTCGTGCCAATTGGATATACTTTTGGACCCAACATGTTTGAAATAGAGAAGGCAAAAGGTGGAAGTCCATATGGTGCAGGAACTTATGCAGGGGACGGGTCAAGACAACCATCTGAGCTCGAGTTGAAGCAAGCTTTCCATCAAGGTAAGCACATTGCTACCGTCACTAAGAAACTCAAGGGAAGCTCGTAA